Genomic segment of Streptomyces brevispora:
AGCCGCGGCGCGAACGCGTCCACATCGAGCCCGGTGTCCCGCCCGGCGCGCAGGTACTCCACCCCGTCGGCCAGCGTGTACGCCAGCTCCAGATCGGCCGTGGCCCCGGCCTCCTGGATGTGATAGCCGGAGATGGAGATCGAGTTGTAGCGCGGCATCCTCTGCGAGGTGAACGCGAAGATGTCGGAGATGATCCGCATCGAGGGCTTCGGCGGATAGATGTAGGTGTTGCGGACCATGAACTCCTTCAGAATGTCGTTCTGAATGGTCCCGGCCAGCTTCTCGGGCGGCACGCCCTGTTCCTCGGCGGCCACGATGTACAGCGCGAGCACGGGGAGCACCGCGCCGTTCATCGTCATCGACACCGACATCCTGTCCAGCGGGATGCCCTCGAACAGCTGACGCATGTCGTAGATCGAGTCGATCGCCACGCCCGCCATGCCGACGTCGCCGGTCACCCGCGGGTGGTCGCTGTCGTACCCCCGGTGGGTCGGCAGGTCGAAGGCGACGGAGAGCCCCTTCTGCCCGGCCGCGAGGTTGCGGCGGTAGAAGGCGTTGGACTCCTCGGCGGTGGAGAAACCGGCGTACTGCCGGATCGTCCAGGGCTGGTTGACGTACATCGTCGGGTAGGGGCCCCGCAGATACGGTGCGACACCCGGGTAGGTACCGAGGAAGTCGAGCCCCTCCAGGTCCTGGCCGGTGTACAGCGGCTTGACCGCGATGCCTTCCGGTGTCTCCCACCGGAGGTCGCCGTCGGAGGTCCCGGCGGACTCCTTCACCGCCGCACGCCACTGGTCCTCGGTCGCCTCGGCGCCGCCGCCCGGCCCGAGCTCGATGTCGGAGAAGTCGGGGATCCGCATTACGCCACACCCATACGGTCGAGAACGGAGGAAAGCACGGCCACCACATCGCAGCCGGCGAAGACGTACTCGTCGACACCGGCGTAATCGCCCGGCCGCCCCGCCAGGTACACCCGCTGCGCACCCGCCGACACGAGCGCCCCGGCGACCTCGCCGGCCTGCTCGGCGTAGAGCGCGTCACTGGAGCACAGACACGCGAGGTCCGTCCCGGCGGCCGTGAACGCGGCGCCGGCCGACGAGGCGTCCACCTCCACCGGCTCGTGGACCGGCTCGATGCCGCCCGCCTGGAAGAGGTTCGCGGCGAACGAGGCCCGCGCGGTGTGCGCCGCGGCGGGCCCGAGCGCGGCGAGGAACACCCGCGGCCGGCGGCCGGTCGCCGCCAGATGGGCGTCCGAGCGGGCACGCAGCGCCTCGAACGCCTCGTCGCGACGGACCACCGGCAGACCGCCCGGCGCGACGGCCGACGGCACGGCCTCCCGCTCCACCGCACGCTCGGCGAGCTGCGGGAACTCGCTCACGCCGGTGATCGGCTCCTTGCGCCGCGCCAGGTTCTTCTTGCGCGCCGCCCAGGTGGCCGCCAGCCGCTCCGCCACCATGCCGGACTCCAGCGCGGCCGCCTGACCTCCCGCCCGCTCGATCTCCTGGAAGAACCCCCAAGCGGCGTCCGCGAGCTGGTCGGTGAGCCGCTCCACGTACCAGGAGCCGCCGGCCGGGTCGATGACCCGGGCCAGATGCGACTCCTCCACCAGGATCGTCGACGTGTTACGGGCGATGCGCCGCGCGAACGCGTCCGGCAGGCCCAGCGCGTGATCGAACGGCAGCACGGTCACCGCGTCGGCCCCGCCGACGCCCGCGCCCAGACAGGCCAGCGTGGTGCGGAGCATGTTCACCCACGGATCGCGCCGGGTCATCATCACCGGCGACGTCACGGCGTGCTGACGCTGCCCCCCGGCCTCCGGGGCGCCACAGACCTCGGCGACCCGCGCCCACAACCGGCGCGCGGCCCGCATCTTGGCAATCGTCAGGAACTGGTCGGCGGTGGCCGCGTACCGGAACTCCAGCTGCGCGCAGGCCTCCTCGACACCGAGCCCCGCCGCGGTCATCGCCCGCAGGTAGGCGACCCCCGTGGCCAGCGAACTGCCCAGCTCCTGAGCGGCCGAGCCGCCCGCCTCGTGGTACGGCATCGCGTCCACGGCCAGCGCCCGCAGCCCGGGATACTCGCGGGCGCAGCGCTGCGCCCAGCGGACCGCGGCCGTCAGGTCGGGCGCGGCGCCGCTGCGGGCGGCCTGCCCCAGCGGGTCCGCGCCGAGACTGCCGCGCGCCGACTGCGGTGATACGCCCCGCTCCGCGTAGAGGCGGAGCAACTCCGTCGCCGCGGCGTCGAGTTCGGTCCCCGCGTCGAGCACGACCGGAGCCAGGTCGAGATGGACGCCGCGCAGCGCCCGTGAGAGACCGGAGACGGGCACGCCACCGCCGGCCTCCCCCACGGTCAGCCACAACGAGGTGACACCGTTCTCCAGATCCGCGAGCACGGCCTCGTTGAGCCGGGCGGGATCCGGCGTACCGTGCCGCTGCCGTACCCCCCAGCCGCCCGCCGTACTTCCCTCGGGCCTGCTGCCGCGAGTGAAGGGGGCGAAGCCCGGGAGACCGGCATCGGGCGCGTCGTCGCGCGAGGTGTAGAGGGGGCGGGTGATGAGCCCGTCCTCCACCGTGGTGGACAGCGCTTCCTCGGCGGCCGAACCCGAAACGTCCTTGCCCGACTTGCGCAGCACACCCTCGACGAGGCTCTGCCACTGCTCATGGGCGGGGTCAGGGAATTCGGCGGCCAACGAAAGCCCGTCAGCAGGCAGGACCGTCATGCCCAGATGCTAGGGCAGGTCTCAGATGAGCAGCAGAGGCGCTGGCTGTGACCTTGCCCTCCCCGAACGCACTTGATCCTTTACGTACTGTCGAGTAACACTCCGGAGCGTGACATTTCCGCGTCTCTGTCGGAGCAGTCGTGGGGGATTTGTCGCAATGCGGCACTGAATGACCGAAGTTATGCTGCTGGCAATCCATCCTTCCGGAGAGGACACACCGTGGCTGTGGGACCTGTGGAGTACCTCGTCATCGCCTTCCCCGGTGGTCGGTTCACCGGTGCGATCGCCCCGGCGCTGGCCGAGGCGGTCGCGTCGAAGGCGGTGCGCATCATCGACCTGACCTTTGTGTACCGCGCCGACGACGGCGCGATCGAGATGGTCGAGCTGGAGGACCTCGATCCCCAAGAACTCGTCTCGTTCGAGCCGGTCGAGGGCGAGATCACCGGGATGCTGAACAGCGACGACATCCGGAAGCTGGGCGAGCGCGTGCCACCGGGCAGTTCCGCGGCGCTGATCGTGTGGGAGGACCTCTGGGCGGTGCCGCTCACCGAGGCCGTTCGCGCATCGGGCGGGCAACTCGTCGCACATGAGCGGATCCCCGCCGACGTCGCGGAGGCGGCCGTGTCCGCAGCCGGTTCCACCCGCTGACACCTCATCCCCACCCGCACCGGAAGGCGCACGACATGCCGATTCTAGGATCCGGAATGAACCGCCGCGGGCCCGGCCTGCTCGGCGCGATGGCGCGGACGGCCGTTGTCGCGGGCACCGCTTCGGCGGTCGGCGGCAGGGTCCAGCGACGCCAGCAGGCGAAGTTCGCCGAACAGGACGCGGAGCAGGCGGCTGAGCCGCAGGCGGAGCAACAGGCTGCCGAGCCGCAGACGCAGCAGGCCGCCGAACCGCCCCCGGACGACCCGATCAGTCAGCTGGAGCGGCTGGCCGCCCTGAAGAAGCAGGGCATTCTCACGGACGCCGAGTTCGCGGCGCAGAAGAACAGAATTCTGGCGGAATGAGCGTGGCGGACCCGACGGGGCCGCCGCAGGCGCTCCCCGGCGGTCGCCCACGGGCGCACGCGCCGTCGTACTAACGGCCGGTCCTGGGGCGCGTCGGTGGCCGGTCCCTGGGGCGCGCAATCGTTGGGACGGGGCGCTGGACGGGGTGTCCGTGCCGATCCCGCCGAGACTTCGCTCCCGCCCATTTCCCGCTCCCGCCCCTTTCTGTCGTGTGTACCGCCGAGCCCGATTGATGGTCCTCGCTTTTTCTCTTTGTCGATTTCCCGACCCCATGCGACTTTTGATCCGGCCAGGCCGAAACGAATTCGGATACGTGTCGGGAAAAGAGGAAATTCATGGTGCAAACCGTCAGGGTGGCCCCGGCAGTCTCCGTTCTCAATCTGCGTGACCTGGGCGGCATCGCTCTGGCACACGGCCGTGAGGTGCGGCCGGGTCTGGTGCTGCGCTCCGGTCAGCTCAGCGGACTCGATCCGGCGGACGACGCCGAGTTGGCGGCGCTCGGTATCCGCACGGTCGTCGATCTGCGGACCGCGGACGAGCGAGCGTCGGCCCCCGACCGCCTGCCGCCGGGAGCCCGGCTGTTCGTCGCCGACGTACTCGGGGACAACCCGGGCGTGGCGCCCGCCCGGCTCCGGGCCCTGCTCGCCGACCCGGTCGAGGCGGAGCGGCTGCTCGGGGGCGGAAAGGCCGAGGAGATGTTCGCGGAGACGTACCGGCAGATGGTGCTCTCGCCGCGCGCCGGGGCCGCGTACCGGGCCTTCGTCGACACGGTCGCCGACAGCACCGCGTGTCCCGTGCTCTTCCACTGCACCGCGGGCAAGGACCGCACGGGCTGGGCGGCGGCCCTGCTGCTGCTCCTGCTGGGTGCCTCGCGGGACGTGGTGAGGGCCGAGTACCTCGCGGTGAACCCGGTGGTGCGGGTTGCCTTCCGGCCGTACGTGCAGAGCTTCCTCGACGCCGGCGGTGACCCGGAGATCGCTTCCGCGATCATCGAGGTCCGCCCCCGTTATCTCGACACGGCGCTCGACGCCATGGACGAGCGGTGGGGCGGACTCGACGGCTATGTGCGCGACGGGCTGCGCATCCCCGTAATCGTCCTGCGGCGTCTGCGCGCCGAGCTGGCCATCTCCCTCTAGCCTCGCCCCCTGCTTCCGCCCCCGGTCCCGCCTGTCCTCCGCCGCGCGCTCTTCTCCCTCCGCCTCCATCTCGAACTCACCGTCAGCAGGAATGGCAAGCCGGTCACCGGCCTTCAGCCCTATCTCGGCGCGTACGGGCATCTCGTCGCCCTGCGCTCGGGCGACCTCGCATACCTGCACGTGCATCCCGCCGCGGGTGGCCCGGGACCGGCCGTCTCCTTCGCGGCGACGGCGCCCAGCGGCGGCACCTACCGGCTGTTCCTGGACTTCCGGCACGGCGGAAAGGCGCACACCGCCGCGTTCACGGTCGAGGCCGGGACGCCGGCGCAGCCGGAAGAAGGCCGGGCGCAGTCCCCGGCGCCCGCCGGGCACGCGCACTGACCCGGGCGCGTCCGGGCCCCACGTTGCCGAAGGCGGTCGCCGCCGGTCCCGCCCGCGCCCGCCCGCGGTCGGGCGCGAGATGCGCGATCGGCAGAGTGCCCTCCACCCGCCGCTGGTTCAGCGAACGGTCCGCCGGCGCCCGGACTCCGGCGACGTGCAGGCCGCATCCCTCCGGTGCCAGACGGAAGGAAGAGGTACGCCTGCCGGCTGCCCGGCGCCTCCTGCAACGATCCGTCCGCTGCGCCTCGGTATCGTGAAGGAGCCGAATCATGAGTTCTCCGAGAGGGGCGTCACGGTGACCGAACGCAAACCCGCGGGCATCAGCTTCGAGTCCTGGGTCGACAAACAGATCCGCGAATGCGAACAGCGTGGTGACTTCTCGCAGCTGCCGGGGTTCGGCAAACCGCTCGACGGCCTCGACCGCCCCTACGGCGACACGTGGTGGATCAAGGCGAAGCTGCAGCGCGAAGGGGTTTCGGTGCTTCCGCCGACGCTGGCCCTGCGCAAGGAGGCGGAGGACACCCTCGCGGCCCTGCCCGGGGTCCGGACGGAGGCCGAGGTGCGGCGGATACTGACCGAGGTGAACGAGAAGATCGCCGAGGCCATCAGACGGCCGCCACCGGGACCGCTCCTGAACCTCAAGCCGTTCGACGTCGACGCACTGGCCGGGGAGTGGCGCGCGGCGCGCGACCCCTCCTGAGGCGGCCGCCGGAGGACCTGGGCCCCGCACCCGGATGCGTAATACTCGATGCATGAGATCAAGCGTTACGCAGCCGGGGCGCCGGGCGCCGGGCGAAGGCGTACGGATCAGGCGGGCCGCCGCTCGTGACGCGAAGCGGCTGACCCGTCTGGTCCGGACCTCGCGGGCCTACGAGGGTCCGTACGCCCCGATGGTCGCCGGATACCGGGTGGGCCCCGACTACATCGAGACGCACAGGGTCTTCGCGGCCGTCGAGGAGGACGCCGGGCGCCTGCTCGGCTTCTACTCCCTGGTTCTGGATCCGCCCGAGCTCGATCTCATGTTCGTCGCCGACGACGCGCAGGGCGCCGGTATCGGGCGCCTGCTCATCGCGCACCTGCGGGACGAAGCGCGGGATGCCGGACTGACGGACGTGCGCATCGTCTCGCACCCGCCGGCCGAGGGCTTCTACCTGAGCGTGGGGGCCGAACGGACCGGCACGGAGCGTGCCGCTCCGCCCGCCGTGATGTGGGACCGGCCCGAAATGCTGCTTCCGGTCATCTGAGGAAGGGAAAGGGCCCGGCCGGACCCGCGGTGCGGCGGATCCGGCCGGGCCCTTGGAACGGCGCGTGCCGTCAGGACTTCCAGCCCCCGTACGGACGCGTGATGATCTCCATCGCATGACCCGCGGGGTCCATGAAGTACACGCCCCGGCCGCCGTCGTTGTGGTTGATC
This window contains:
- the mutA gene encoding methylmalonyl-CoA mutase small subunit; this translates as MTVLPADGLSLAAEFPDPAHEQWQSLVEGVLRKSGKDVSGSAAEEALSTTVEDGLITRPLYTSRDDAPDAGLPGFAPFTRGSRPEGSTAGGWGVRQRHGTPDPARLNEAVLADLENGVTSLWLTVGEAGGGVPVSGLSRALRGVHLDLAPVVLDAGTELDAAATELLRLYAERGVSPQSARGSLGADPLGQAARSGAAPDLTAAVRWAQRCAREYPGLRALAVDAMPYHEAGGSAAQELGSSLATGVAYLRAMTAAGLGVEEACAQLEFRYAATADQFLTIAKMRAARRLWARVAEVCGAPEAGGQRQHAVTSPVMMTRRDPWVNMLRTTLACLGAGVGGADAVTVLPFDHALGLPDAFARRIARNTSTILVEESHLARVIDPAGGSWYVERLTDQLADAAWGFFQEIERAGGQAAALESGMVAERLAATWAARKKNLARRKEPITGVSEFPQLAERAVEREAVPSAVAPGGLPVVRRDEAFEALRARSDAHLAATGRRPRVFLAALGPAAAHTARASFAANLFQAGGIEPVHEPVEVDASSAGAAFTAAGTDLACLCSSDALYAEQAGEVAGALVSAGAQRVYLAGRPGDYAGVDEYVFAGCDVVAVLSSVLDRMGVA
- a CDS encoding DUF6325 family protein; the protein is MAVGPVEYLVIAFPGGRFTGAIAPALAEAVASKAVRIIDLTFVYRADDGAIEMVELEDLDPQELVSFEPVEGEITGMLNSDDIRKLGERVPPGSSAALIVWEDLWAVPLTEAVRASGGQLVAHERIPADVAEAAVSAAGSTR
- a CDS encoding SHOCT domain-containing protein; the protein is MNRRGPGLLGAMARTAVVAGTASAVGGRVQRRQQAKFAEQDAEQAAEPQAEQQAAEPQTQQAAEPPPDDPISQLERLAALKKQGILTDAEFAAQKNRILAE
- a CDS encoding tyrosine-protein phosphatase translates to MQTVRVAPAVSVLNLRDLGGIALAHGREVRPGLVLRSGQLSGLDPADDAELAALGIRTVVDLRTADERASAPDRLPPGARLFVADVLGDNPGVAPARLRALLADPVEAERLLGGGKAEEMFAETYRQMVLSPRAGAAYRAFVDTVADSTACPVLFHCTAGKDRTGWAAALLLLLLGASRDVVRAEYLAVNPVVRVAFRPYVQSFLDAGGDPEIASAIIEVRPRYLDTALDAMDERWGGLDGYVRDGLRIPVIVLRRLRAELAISL
- a CDS encoding DUF1992 domain-containing protein is translated as MTERKPAGISFESWVDKQIRECEQRGDFSQLPGFGKPLDGLDRPYGDTWWIKAKLQREGVSVLPPTLALRKEAEDTLAALPGVRTEAEVRRILTEVNEKIAEAIRRPPPGPLLNLKPFDVDALAGEWRAARDPS
- a CDS encoding GNAT family N-acetyltransferase, with translation MRSSVTQPGRRAPGEGVRIRRAAARDAKRLTRLVRTSRAYEGPYAPMVAGYRVGPDYIETHRVFAAVEEDAGRLLGFYSLVLDPPELDLMFVADDAQGAGIGRLLIAHLRDEARDAGLTDVRIVSHPPAEGFYLSVGAERTGTERAAPPAVMWDRPEMLLPVI